A single region of the Terriglobia bacterium genome encodes:
- a CDS encoding dienelactone hydrolase family protein, protein MSNITSKHVEIQVEDGTTMLAWLAEPAGPKVTRGIMVFPEVFGVNAHIREVTDRFAGLGLVAISPELFHRTAPPKWECSYTDFPSAMPHMQAAKEATIEMDVKATYNWLKSNTSAGTNIACTGYCMGGRTSFIANSAVPLKAAISYYGGNMHTLLHRTPNLSAPMLLFWGERDQHITADHRNQVMASMREAGKEYIDILFSNADHGFFCDARQSYEPNAARLSWDVVQSFLNARLG, encoded by the coding sequence ATGTCCAACATCACTTCAAAACACGTCGAAATCCAAGTTGAAGACGGAACGACAATGCTGGCGTGGCTCGCAGAACCGGCGGGTCCGAAGGTGACGCGCGGCATCATGGTTTTCCCCGAAGTATTCGGTGTCAACGCGCACATCCGCGAGGTGACCGACCGCTTCGCGGGTCTCGGCCTGGTTGCGATTTCGCCGGAGCTGTTTCACCGCACCGCGCCCCCAAAATGGGAATGCAGCTATACGGATTTTCCGTCCGCGATGCCGCACATGCAGGCGGCGAAGGAAGCCACCATCGAAATGGACGTCAAAGCCACATATAACTGGCTCAAAAGCAATACTTCTGCGGGAACCAACATCGCCTGCACCGGATACTGCATGGGTGGACGCACCTCATTCATCGCCAACTCTGCCGTGCCATTGAAGGCCGCCATTTCCTACTACGGCGGAAACATGCACACTCTGCTCCACCGGACACCCAACCTCTCAGCGCCAATGCTGCTGTTCTGGGGCGAACGCGATCAGCACATTACGGCCGACCATCGCAATCAGGTCATGGCATCCATGCGCGAGGCCGGGAAGGAGTACATCGACATCCTGTTCTCCAATGCCGACCACGGATTCTTCTGCGATGCCCGCCAGAGCTATGAACCGAACGCGGCCCGGCTTTCCTGGGATGTGGTGCAGTCGTTTCTGAATGCGCGGCTTGGATAA
- a CDS encoding M1 family aminopeptidase, translating to MKSGESKDPEAGVSLDLATKRAQSIESLSYDLSFTIPSNPAEPVTGHEVIHFSTKDVTEPVILDFSPGADSLKAVTIAGRSSHYRLVQDHIIIPTQEIASEENAIEIDFKAGDASLNRNPDFMYTLFVPARAHLAFPCFDQPNLKARFSLELNVPKDWQAVANGAETFHETSGDRMRVRYAETQPIPTYLFAFAAGKFQVETAERNGRWYRMFHRETDAKKVERNKKAVFDLHASSLDWLEKYTGIPYRFGKFDFVLIPSFQFGGMEHPGAIFYSASSILLDESATENQMLNRATTIAHETSHMWFGDLVTMQWFNDVWMKEVFANFMAAKIVNPAFPNVNHDLRFLVSYYPLAYAVDRTGGTHAIRQELANLDDAGSLYGNIIYDKAPIVMRQLELLLGPDKLQAGLQTYLKEFQFGNATWLDLIKILGRHADLDLAAWSHAWVEESGRPSIRTALDGQNIAFVQSDPQQGRNLRWTEKLDVLAGTPAAPAAIPLELQGDRTDLKLPPGAGRPEFILPTGGGLAYGDFRLDDATRALLLHRISEFKDPLTRGAAWITLWEELLDRRVEPMDFVSSAMNALNSEDTEQNIQVLVSDVDEAFWIFLSEAQRKEIAPKLEQVLRSGIDRSKSSSIKATYFSGFRSIVTTPEGVAFLERVWRRQEMIPGLKLAEPDEATMALELAVRSVPDASSILEEQRGRFMNPDRKARFEFVMPALSGNPQIRDAWFQSLKDVQNRRREPWVLEGLAYLHHPLRAAESEKYIRPALDLLVEIQRTGDIFFPTRWMNATLSGHNTRTAAAAVRDFLSQHADYPIRLRRIILQAADDLFRAS from the coding sequence ATGAAATCAGGGGAATCCAAGGACCCTGAAGCCGGCGTCTCCCTCGACCTCGCCACCAAACGCGCCCAATCGATCGAATCGCTCAGCTACGACCTCTCCTTCACGATTCCCTCGAATCCAGCAGAGCCCGTCACCGGCCACGAGGTCATTCACTTCTCCACGAAGGACGTCACCGAGCCCGTCATTCTCGACTTCAGCCCCGGAGCGGATTCGCTGAAGGCGGTCACCATCGCCGGAAGGTCATCGCACTATCGGCTGGTGCAGGATCACATCATCATTCCGACGCAGGAAATCGCATCCGAAGAGAATGCCATCGAGATCGATTTCAAAGCCGGCGATGCATCGCTCAACCGCAATCCGGACTTCATGTATACGTTGTTCGTTCCGGCGCGGGCGCATCTCGCATTTCCCTGCTTCGATCAGCCGAATCTGAAAGCACGATTCTCGCTGGAACTCAACGTCCCCAAAGACTGGCAGGCGGTAGCAAACGGCGCGGAGACCTTTCACGAAACCTCCGGCGACCGGATGCGCGTGCGCTACGCGGAGACGCAGCCGATTCCGACGTATCTCTTCGCTTTTGCCGCCGGGAAATTTCAAGTTGAGACAGCGGAACGCAACGGCCGCTGGTACCGGATGTTTCATCGCGAGACCGACGCAAAGAAAGTCGAGCGCAACAAGAAGGCGGTTTTCGATCTCCACGCGTCCTCCCTGGACTGGCTGGAGAAATACACTGGAATTCCCTACCGGTTCGGCAAATTCGATTTCGTCCTGATTCCGTCATTCCAGTTCGGCGGAATGGAACATCCGGGAGCGATCTTCTACAGCGCTTCATCGATCCTGCTCGACGAATCGGCCACGGAAAATCAGATGCTGAATCGCGCCACAACGATCGCGCACGAAACCTCGCACATGTGGTTCGGCGACCTGGTCACGATGCAGTGGTTCAACGATGTCTGGATGAAGGAAGTGTTTGCGAACTTCATGGCGGCCAAGATCGTAAATCCGGCCTTTCCAAATGTGAATCACGACCTCCGGTTTCTGGTTTCGTACTACCCGCTCGCGTACGCCGTGGATCGAACCGGCGGCACCCACGCTATCCGTCAGGAGCTCGCGAACCTGGACGATGCAGGCAGTCTCTACGGCAACATTATTTATGACAAGGCGCCGATCGTCATGCGCCAGCTTGAACTCCTTCTCGGTCCGGACAAGCTTCAAGCCGGCCTTCAGACCTATCTGAAGGAATTTCAATTCGGCAATGCGACCTGGCTCGACCTTATTAAGATTCTCGGCCGGCACGCCGATCTCGATCTGGCCGCCTGGAGCCACGCATGGGTTGAAGAATCCGGCCGGCCCTCGATTCGAACGGCGCTGGATGGACAAAACATCGCTTTCGTTCAATCCGACCCGCAACAGGGACGCAATCTCCGCTGGACCGAAAAGTTGGATGTACTCGCCGGCACGCCGGCAGCCCCCGCCGCCATTCCTCTGGAACTGCAAGGAGATCGCACGGATCTGAAGCTTCCGCCAGGCGCAGGCCGGCCGGAATTCATTCTTCCGACGGGAGGCGGCCTCGCCTACGGGGACTTCAGGCTTGACGATGCGACCCGGGCGCTTCTTCTCCATCGCATATCCGAATTCAAGGACCCGCTCACGCGCGGCGCGGCATGGATCACGCTGTGGGAAGAGTTGCTGGACAGGCGCGTTGAGCCGATGGACTTTGTCTCGAGCGCAATGAACGCGCTGAATAGCGAAGATACGGAACAGAACATCCAGGTCCTCGTGAGCGATGTCGATGAGGCATTCTGGATTTTTCTGTCCGAAGCCCAGCGGAAAGAAATCGCTCCAAAGCTCGAGCAGGTCTTACGGAGCGGAATCGATCGTTCGAAATCGTCATCGATCAAGGCCACATACTTTTCCGGTTTCCGCTCGATCGTGACCACGCCGGAGGGAGTCGCATTCCTCGAACGCGTCTGGCGCCGCCAGGAGATGATCCCCGGCCTGAAGCTGGCAGAACCCGACGAAGCCACAATGGCTCTGGAACTCGCCGTCCGCTCGGTTCCGGATGCGTCATCTATTCTGGAAGAACAGCGAGGCCGCTTCATGAACCCGGATCGCAAGGCGCGATTCGAGTTCGTCATGCCCGCGCTCTCCGGAAATCCGCAAATCCGCGATGCCTGGTTCCAGAGCTTGAAGGACGTCCAAAACCGCCGCCGCGAACCGTGGGTCCTCGAAGGACTGGCCTATTTGCATCACCCGCTGCGGGCAGCAGAATCCGAGAAGTACATCCGCCCGGCGCTGGATCTGCTGGTGGAAATTCAGCGCACCGGCGACATCTTTTTTCCGACCCGATGGATGAATGCGACCCTGAGCGGCCACAACACACGCACGGCCGCGGCCGCGGTTCGAGACTTTCTGTCACAACACGCGGACTATCCGATCCGGCTTCGCCGGATCATTCTCCAGGCAGCCGACGATCTGTTCCGCGCGTCATAA
- a CDS encoding TIGR03435 family protein, translated as MIAISTVAVMVSFVLLCSARQQSLAFEVASVKLNRNPPPLTTRAINLDVLVTHGRLTLEALSLRTLILVADELQKDQVHGCPRWCDSEMFDVVAKADDPNATPAEIEMMLRTLLRDRFKLVSHREQQQRPGFVLTIGKNGPKLKLAKEDETSSATKTDSVRTFQKISMEGLVNFLAASAGQPVVDTTGLKGLYDFTIDLTPSTANPQTVGGGFPAATDPGNSFFTRLSLAVEDQLGLKLQPKQVPVEGLVIDSVEHPSEN; from the coding sequence GTGATCGCCATTAGTACGGTCGCCGTAATGGTTTCTTTTGTACTGTTATGTTCTGCTCGTCAGCAATCTTTGGCATTTGAGGTTGCGTCGGTGAAACTGAATCGGAATCCTCCACCGTTAACTACAAGAGCCATAAATCTGGACGTACTCGTCACACATGGACGACTGACGCTCGAGGCATTGTCGCTGAGGACGCTCATACTTGTGGCGGATGAACTTCAAAAAGATCAGGTCCACGGATGCCCCAGATGGTGCGATTCGGAGATGTTCGATGTAGTTGCAAAGGCCGACGATCCGAATGCCACTCCCGCTGAGATCGAAATGATGCTGCGCACATTGCTGCGAGATCGGTTCAAATTAGTGTCACACCGAGAACAGCAGCAGCGTCCAGGCTTTGTTCTCACGATCGGGAAGAACGGTCCAAAATTGAAATTAGCCAAAGAGGATGAAACGTCGAGTGCAACGAAAACGGATAGTGTTCGGACCTTTCAAAAAATCTCCATGGAAGGACTTGTAAACTTTTTGGCTGCCAGCGCGGGACAGCCTGTGGTGGACACTACTGGCTTAAAGGGTTTGTATGACTTCACGATCGATTTGACGCCATCTACTGCAAATCCACAAACCGTAGGCGGCGGCTTTCCAGCGGCAACTGATCCGGGCAATAGCTTTTTCACGCGCTTATCCTTGGCTGTAGAGGATCAACTCGGCCTCAAACTTCAACCCAAACAAGTTCCGGTTGAAGGTCTGGTAATCGATAGCGTTGAACATCCTTCAGAAAACTGA
- a CDS encoding DUF433 domain-containing protein: MSLKISNDPAPLVTDKDGVVRVGGTRVRLDTVVYAFNQGDTAEEILQEYPSLSLPDIYATISYYLQHRDSVDAYVKERKKEHDRVKQINETRSDPADLRQRLLKRRSQTRT; the protein is encoded by the coding sequence ATGTCACTGAAGATTTCAAATGATCCAGCGCCCCTCGTCACCGATAAAGACGGAGTCGTCCGTGTTGGAGGAACGCGAGTCCGCCTCGATACGGTTGTGTATGCATTCAATCAGGGAGACACCGCTGAAGAAATTCTTCAAGAATATCCATCATTGTCTCTTCCCGACATCTACGCGACGATCAGCTACTATCTGCAGCACCGAGATTCGGTTGATGCCTATGTGAAAGAGCGTAAAAAAGAGCATGATCGAGTTAAGCAAATCAATGAAACTCGATCTGATCCCGCTGACCTCCGACAACGCCTTTTGAAGCGCAGATCCCAAACCCGAACTTAA